In one window of Pseudomonas chlororaphis subsp. chlororaphis DNA:
- a CDS encoding efflux RND transporter periplasmic adaptor subunit, with the protein MDKKRSTALALAVAIALGVAGLMWQELFQAAPVAAQAKPAAKADTHKDGEAHREGDEGQAEGEGHAEEEGKVELSAEQIKAADIQLAEAAPRNLSSLLTLPGEIRFDEDRTSHIVPRAAGVVESVAVNLGQTVKKGELLAVIASQQISDQRSELAAAERRVELARTTFQRERQLWVDQISAEQDYLLARQTLQEAEIALNNARQKMNALSGSSVLAGGNRYEMRAPFDGVVVEKHLSVGEVVGETSAAFTLSDLSRVWVTFGVFPKDLNKVRVGKPVRVQSTELGTQVQGTVAYVGSLLGEQTRTATVRVTVPNPDDVWRPGLFVSVQVATDTYQAGVTVPQSAVQTVEDKPAVFVRVADGFQATPVVLGGSEGGFVEIREGLRAGAQVATTGSFILKSELGKGSAEHGH; encoded by the coding sequence ATGGACAAGAAACGAAGCACAGCCTTGGCGTTGGCCGTGGCGATCGCGCTCGGCGTGGCCGGGTTGATGTGGCAGGAGCTGTTCCAGGCGGCGCCGGTGGCCGCGCAGGCGAAACCCGCGGCCAAGGCGGACACGCACAAGGACGGCGAGGCGCATCGGGAAGGCGATGAGGGGCAAGCGGAAGGTGAGGGACATGCCGAGGAAGAGGGCAAGGTCGAGCTCAGTGCCGAGCAGATCAAGGCCGCGGACATCCAGCTGGCCGAGGCCGCACCGCGCAATCTCAGCAGCTTGCTGACGCTGCCGGGGGAGATCCGCTTCGACGAGGACCGCACCTCGCACATCGTGCCGCGCGCGGCCGGGGTGGTGGAGTCGGTGGCGGTCAATCTCGGCCAGACGGTGAAGAAGGGCGAGCTGCTGGCGGTGATCGCCAGCCAGCAGATCTCCGACCAGCGCAGCGAACTGGCCGCCGCCGAGCGCCGGGTCGAGCTGGCGCGCACCACCTTCCAGCGCGAGCGCCAGTTGTGGGTCGACCAGATCTCCGCCGAGCAGGATTACCTGCTGGCGCGCCAGACCCTGCAGGAAGCCGAAATCGCCCTGAACAATGCCCGGCAAAAGATGAACGCCCTGAGTGGCAGCTCGGTGCTGGCGGGCGGCAACCGCTATGAGATGCGTGCGCCGTTCGACGGCGTGGTGGTGGAAAAACACCTGAGCGTCGGCGAGGTGGTGGGCGAGACCAGCGCCGCCTTCACCCTGTCCGACCTGTCCCGGGTCTGGGTCACCTTCGGCGTGTTTCCCAAGGACTTGAACAAGGTCCGGGTCGGCAAGCCGGTCCGGGTGCAGTCCACCGAGCTGGGCACCCAGGTGCAGGGCACGGTGGCCTATGTCGGCAGCCTGCTGGGCGAGCAGACCCGGACCGCCACGGTGCGGGTCACCGTACCCAACCCGGACGATGTCTGGCGGCCGGGGCTGTTCGTCTCGGTGCAGGTGGCGACCGACACCTACCAGGCCGGGGTAACCGTGCCGCAGAGCGCGGTCCAGACCGTGGAAGACAAGCCTGCGGTGTTCGTGCGCGTCGCCGACGGTTTCCAGGCCACCCCCGTGGTGCTGGGCGGCAGCGAAGGCGGCTTCGTCGAGATCCGCGAAGGCTTGCGCGCCGGGGCCCAGGTGGCGACCACCGGCAGCTTCATCCTCAAGTCCGAACTGGGCAAGGGCTCGGCCGAGCACGGCCATTGA
- a CDS encoding efflux RND transporter permease subunit: MFERIIQFAIEQRIIVLLAVLLMAAVGIGSYQKLPIDAVPDITNVQVQVNASMPGYSPLETEQRITYPVEVAMAGLPGLEQTRSTSRSGLSQVTVIFKEGTDLYFARQLVNERLQVAREQLPEGVEASMGPISTGLGEIFFWTVEAEPGALKDDGTAYTPTDLRVIQDWVIAPQLRNVPGVAEINTIGGFAKLYQIAPDPRRLAAYNLTLSDLMTALERNNANVGAGYIERNGQQLLIRAPGQVKSIEDIANIVINTVDGTPIRVSNVATVDIGRELRTGAATENGREVVLGTVFMLVGENSRTVSRVVAEKLAEINRSLPKGVTAVTVYDRTNLVDKAVATVKKNLIEGALLVIAILFLFLGNIRAALITAMVIPLAMLFTFTGMFTNKVSANLMSLGALDFGIIVDGAVVIVENAIRRLAHAQQHHGRMLTRSERLHEVFAAAKEARRALIYGQLIIMVVYLPIFALSGVAGKMFHPMAFTVVIALLGAMILSVTFVPAAIALFVTGKVKEEENFVMRGARRGYEPVLRWVMSHCSLAFALAVLSVLVSGLVASRMGSEFIPSLSEGDFAQQAMRVPDASLTQSVEMQKTLEKTLLAQIPEIERVFARTGTAEIASDVMPPNISDAYLMLKPKAQWPDPGKSREAIIADIERVSNSLPGNVYELSQPIQLRFNELISGVRSDVAVKVFGDDMEVLNKTAEEISQTLQKIDGAAEVKVQQTTGLPVLTVNVDRDKAARFGLNVGDVQDAVAIAVGGRKAGILYEGDRRFDMLVRMSDAQRTDIDGLSRLLIPVAAAAGSVNGQLGFIALSEVASVDLVLGPAQVSRENGKRLVIVSANVRGRDMGSFVEEATRAIGDQVQIPTGYWITWGGQFEQLQEASKRLEIVVPVALLLVFGLLFMMFNNLKDGLLVFTGIPFALTGGIMALWLRDIPLSISAGVGFIALSGVAVLNGLVMIAFIRNLREEGRMLAAAVNEGALTRLRPVLMTALVASLGFIPMALATGTGAEVQRPLATVVIGGIISSTALTLLVLPALYHWAHRKEEEQELQDLLND, translated from the coding sequence ATGTTTGAACGCATCATTCAATTCGCCATCGAGCAGCGCATCATCGTGCTGCTGGCGGTGCTGCTGATGGCCGCCGTGGGTATCGGCAGCTACCAGAAACTGCCGATCGACGCGGTGCCGGACATCACCAACGTCCAGGTCCAGGTCAACGCCAGCATGCCCGGCTACTCGCCGCTGGAAACCGAGCAGCGCATCACCTACCCGGTGGAAGTGGCCATGGCCGGCCTGCCGGGCCTGGAGCAGACCCGTTCGACTTCGCGCTCGGGCCTGTCCCAGGTGACGGTGATCTTCAAGGAAGGCACCGACCTGTACTTCGCCCGGCAACTGGTCAACGAGCGCCTGCAGGTGGCCCGCGAACAGCTGCCCGAAGGCGTGGAGGCGAGCATGGGGCCGATCTCCACCGGCCTCGGCGAGATCTTCTTCTGGACGGTGGAAGCCGAGCCCGGCGCGCTCAAGGACGACGGCACGGCCTATACGCCGACCGACCTGCGGGTGATCCAGGACTGGGTCATCGCCCCGCAACTGCGCAACGTGCCGGGGGTGGCCGAGATCAACACCATCGGCGGTTTCGCCAAGCTCTATCAGATCGCTCCGGACCCCAGGCGCCTGGCGGCCTACAACCTGACCCTGAGCGACCTGATGACCGCCCTGGAGCGCAACAACGCCAACGTCGGTGCCGGCTATATCGAGCGCAACGGCCAGCAGTTGCTGATCCGCGCGCCGGGGCAGGTGAAGTCCATCGAGGACATCGCCAACATCGTGATCAACACCGTGGACGGCACGCCGATCCGCGTCAGCAACGTGGCCACCGTGGACATCGGTCGTGAGCTGCGCACCGGCGCGGCCACCGAGAACGGCCGCGAAGTGGTGCTCGGCACGGTGTTCATGCTGGTGGGGGAAAACAGCCGCACAGTGTCCCGGGTGGTGGCGGAAAAACTCGCCGAGATCAATCGCTCGCTGCCCAAGGGCGTGACCGCAGTCACTGTGTACGACCGCACCAACCTGGTGGACAAGGCCGTGGCCACGGTGAAGAAAAACCTCATCGAAGGCGCGCTGCTGGTCATCGCCATTCTGTTCCTGTTCCTGGGCAATATCCGCGCCGCGCTGATCACCGCCATGGTGATCCCGCTGGCCATGTTGTTCACTTTCACTGGCATGTTCACCAACAAGGTCAGCGCCAACCTGATGAGCCTCGGCGCGCTGGACTTCGGCATCATCGTCGACGGCGCGGTGGTCATCGTCGAGAACGCCATCCGCCGCCTGGCCCATGCCCAGCAGCATCACGGGCGCATGCTCACTCGTTCCGAGCGCCTGCACGAAGTCTTCGCCGCGGCCAAGGAAGCGCGACGGGCGCTGATCTACGGGCAACTGATCATCATGGTGGTGTACCTGCCGATCTTTGCCCTGTCCGGGGTGGCCGGGAAGATGTTCCACCCGATGGCCTTCACCGTGGTGATAGCCCTTCTGGGGGCGATGATCCTCTCGGTGACGTTCGTCCCGGCGGCGATCGCGCTGTTCGTCACCGGCAAGGTCAAGGAGGAAGAAAACTTCGTCATGCGCGGCGCCCGCCGGGGCTACGAGCCGGTGCTGCGCTGGGTGATGAGCCACTGTTCCCTGGCCTTTGCCCTGGCCGTTCTCAGCGTGCTGGTCTCGGGCCTGGTGGCCAGTCGCATGGGCAGTGAATTCATCCCCAGCCTCAGCGAAGGCGACTTCGCCCAGCAGGCGATGCGTGTGCCCGACGCCAGCCTCACTCAGTCGGTGGAAATGCAGAAGACCCTGGAGAAAACCCTGCTGGCTCAGATCCCGGAAATCGAGCGGGTGTTCGCCCGTACCGGCACCGCCGAGATCGCTTCGGATGTGATGCCGCCGAACATTTCCGATGCCTACCTGATGCTCAAGCCCAAAGCGCAATGGCCAGACCCGGGCAAGTCGCGCGAGGCGATCATTGCCGATATCGAACGGGTCAGCAACAGCCTGCCGGGCAACGTCTACGAGCTGTCGCAACCGATCCAGCTGCGCTTCAACGAGCTGATTTCCGGGGTGCGCAGCGATGTCGCGGTGAAGGTCTTCGGCGATGACATGGAGGTGCTGAACAAGACCGCCGAAGAGATTTCGCAGACCTTGCAGAAGATTGACGGCGCCGCCGAGGTGAAGGTGCAGCAGACCACCGGCTTACCGGTGCTGACGGTGAATGTCGACCGCGACAAGGCCGCGCGTTTCGGCCTCAACGTCGGCGATGTGCAGGACGCCGTGGCGATTGCCGTGGGCGGGCGCAAGGCGGGCATTTTGTATGAGGGCGACCGGCGCTTCGACATGCTGGTGCGCATGTCCGATGCCCAGCGCACCGATATCGACGGGCTGTCGCGCCTGCTGATTCCGGTGGCGGCGGCCGCGGGCAGCGTCAACGGGCAACTGGGTTTCATCGCCCTCTCGGAAGTCGCCAGCGTCGACCTGGTGCTCGGCCCGGCGCAGGTCAGCCGCGAGAACGGCAAGCGCCTGGTGATCGTCAGCGCCAACGTGCGCGGGCGCGACATGGGTTCCTTCGTCGAAGAGGCGACCCGGGCCATTGGCGATCAGGTGCAGATCCCGACCGGCTACTGGATCACCTGGGGCGGCCAGTTCGAACAGTTGCAGGAAGCCTCCAAGCGCCTGGAGATCGTGGTGCCGGTGGCGCTGCTGCTGGTGTTCGGCCTGCTATTCATGATGTTCAACAACCTCAAGGATGGGTTGCTGGTGTTTACCGGGATTCCCTTCGCTCTGACCGGGGGGATCATGGCCCTGTGGCTGCGCGATATCCCGCTGTCGATCTCGGCGGGGGTGGGCTTCATCGCGCTGTCGGGGGTGGCGGTGCTCAACGGCCTGGTGATGATCGCCTTTATCCGCAACCTGCGCGAAGAAGGGCGGATGCTCGCCGCGGCAGTCAACGAAGGCGCGCTGACCCGCCTGCGCCCGGTGCTGATGACCGCGCTGGTGGCGTCGCTGGGGTTCATCCCCATGGCCCTGGCCACCGGCACCGGCGCCGAAGTGCAACGGCCGCTGGCCACCGTGGTCATCGGCGGCATCATCTCCTCCACCGCCCTGACCCTGCTGGTGCTGCCGGCGCTGTACCACTGGGCGCACCGCAAGGAAGAAGAACAGGAACTGCAGGACCTGCTAAACGACTGA